The proteins below are encoded in one region of Zerene cesonia ecotype Mississippi chromosome 26, Zerene_cesonia_1.1, whole genome shotgun sequence:
- the LOC119836907 gene encoding zinc finger MYND domain-containing protein 10 — MVEKDPQISALEVGELDLFVQSIEPWRIESIGNQSWLDWHIRLQKLNQQAVLEASSMQEELTKETLISHGKLPVLVQEAICIQVWRTKVYPQIMKMEPAPENTFGIYMVLYHEAAAVGLLETVLFHEDGAQCISEVVIDLLHYAVDQLTALIALVNNGYLKPQTAKEMEAETAAEELERQRRDLQFDISMRCISIVRYLAEHMEVAGVGPSISTNLYKTYDVPSILCHLINLQPWKKVGDSGDVQMFHFGRWSKPSSEDLSQMHRSEAQLWLCLRQLLLEPRLQHHYTIDECRRAAFCSLQAKISDTMLDQVLPLGELKMFLCRLAVGDYSSLHNRSNGVKNPGCTLIEVVPQIKDAYMKQVHKRTKSIAKSQLDHFRMDGSEETKNMAKKLLESYTSDAALALDGGGAKCAKCGDKASKKCSRCKTEWYCGRECQVQQWPKHKELCDQFSKLCM, encoded by the exons atggtTGAAAAAGATCCACAGATAAGCGCTCTTGAAGTTGGTGAATTGGACTTATTTGTCCAAAGTATAGAACCATGGCGCATAGAAAGCATTGGCAATCAATC ATGGCTAGATTGGCATATCCGATTGCAAAAATTAAACCAACAAGCCGTCCTAGAAGCTTCGTCTATGCAAGAGGAATTAACTAAGGAGACGTTAATTTCTCATGGAaag CTACCCGTTTTAGTACAGGAGGCAATCTGTATTCAAGTTTGGCGGACGAAAGTATATCCACAGATAATGAAAATGGAACCGGCTCCTGAAAATACTTTTGGTATTTATATGGTG ttgtatCATGAAGCAGCTGCTGTTGGGTTGCTAGAAACTGTACTTTTCCATGAAGATGGGGCACAATGTATTTCAGAAGTCGTAATAGACTTATTACATTACGCTGTCGACCAACTCACTGCGCTTATTGCTCTTGTtaa cAATGGTTACTTAAAACCACAAACTGCTAAAGAAATGGAGGCTGAGACAGCAGCTGAAGAGCTGGAGAGACAACGACGCGATCTGCAATTTGATATCAGCATGAGATGTATTTCCATTGTTCg TTATTTGGCTGAACATATGGAAGTAGCAGGAGTTGGTCCATCCATATCGACAAACTTATACAAAACGTACGATGTCCCATCGATACTCTGTCACTTGATAAATTTGCAACCTTGGAAGAAAGTTGGTGATTCTGGGGACGTGCAAATGTTTCAtt ttGGTCGTTGGTCCAAACCATCTTCGGAAGATTTATCGCAAATGCATCGAAGCGAGGCCCAGCTTTGGTTGTGTCTACGTCAACTACTTTTGGAACCTCGTCTTCAGCATCATTACACAATCGATGAGTGTCGGCGTGCTGCTTTTTGttct CTGCAAGCGAAGATATCCGATACTATGTTGGACCAAGTGCTGCCGTTAGGAGAACTTAAGATGTTTTTATGTAGGCTAGCTGTAGGAGATTACTCCAGCCTCCATAATCGTTCTAACGGTGTAAAGAACCCAGGTTGTACTTTAATTGAAGTCGTTCCAcag ATAAAAGATGCGTACATGAAACAAGTGCATAAACGTACCAAATCTATTGCCAAATCTCAATTGGATCATTTCCGTATGGATGGATCTgaggaaacaaaaaatatggcTAAGAAACTCTTAGAATCTTATACAAGCGATGCTGCTCTCGCTCTAGATGGTGGTGGAGCAAAGTGTGCTAAATGCGGTGATAAAGCGAGCAAGAAATGCTCTCGATGCAAGAC
- the LOC119836938 gene encoding 60S ribosomal protein L7: protein MVATTDKKPAEKKVVKGKEDSKKLPAVPESVLKHRKRREALKTRRLQVTLKRRSAAVKKRKEIFKRAEQYVKEYRIKERDEIRLARQARNRGNYYVPGEAKLAFVIRIRGINQVSPKVRKVLQLFRLRQINNGVFVKLNKATVNMLRIAEPYITWGYPNLKSVRELIYKRGFAKVKGQRVAITSNKIIETKLGKSNIICVEDLIHEIFTVGDKFKYASNFLWPFKLNNPTGGWRKKTIHYVDGGDFGNREDKINELLRRMV, encoded by the exons ATGGTCGCGACTACAGACAAGAAACCCGCTGAGAAGAAGGTGGTGAAGGGTAAAGAGGACAGCAAGAAGCTGCCTGCAGTCCCTGAGTCAGTCCTCAAGCACCGTAAGCGAAGGGAAGCACTTAAAACCCGCAGACTTCAG GTGACCCTTAAAAGACGTTCAGCCGCCGTCAAGAAAAGGAAAGAAATCTTCAAGAGGGCAGAACAGTATGTCAAAGAATACAGAATTAAAGAGCGCGATGAGATCAGGCTAGCCAGACAA GCACGTAACCGCGGCAACTACTATGTTCCCGGTGAGGCTAAACTCGCCTTTGTCATCCGTATCCGTGGTATCAACCAGGTCTCGCCTAAG GTACGCAAAGTCTTGCAGCTGTTCAGACTGCGCCAGATCAACAATGGTGTGTTTGTGAAGCTTAACAAGGCTACCGTCAACATGCTCAGGATCGCGGAGCCCTACATCACATGGGGCTACCCCAACCTGAAGAGTGTGCGGGAG tTGATCTACAAGCGCGGTTTCGCCAAAGTGAAGGGCCAACGTGTGGCCATCACATCCAACAAGATTATTGAGACCAAGCTTGGCAAGAGCAACATCATCTGTGTTGAGGATCTCATCCACGAGATCTTCACTGTTGGTGACAAGTTCAAG TACGCGAGCAACTTCCTGTGGCCATTCAAGCTAAACAACCCAACTGGAGGCTGGCGCAAGAAGACTATCCATTATGTGGACGGAGGTGACTTCGGAAACCGCGAGGATAAGATCAACGAGTTGCTTAGGAGGatggtttaa
- the LOC119837164 gene encoding uncharacterized protein LOC119837164 — protein MIDISDDEEVNKKCFKYRHKLTDSLNIIYNASNSTLCLWNKYQIFIHEHLNFEDAAKIIIPEFQIRESLLIDNYLLCLDYSNNVHLISLKFKHSATKRLKSSFSPRDQNILTMKNIGSDVICLKQENGICYICSYRMKVDFQLTRNQEIPLKNKFDNKECLLYLHALSLQEFDTIKEMFNCQDCAWKDHYLIIISFDKMTMFSCLFTYQDNNEVTFIKLYVCPTEIADVKILNRNHPQVLIALSSGTIIKLDLNKEKSHRIVHMNSSIDKFQENNDSMLYSDGAVMWKADDIYENNISFRQLFVKQVKDFVKCNDQIVCTTYTKFIYIFPIDDESSYLKPVTNEEYCSAELLLNNTHYLERILHEVNKMEELIKEINEEKNHVTALALSNKQDLMDTIIHYKVTVFDDYHDILNIDNVLIYADDPKDIFRKDSYYFLINITTSHLQHNFKEILSNLFGDLRIHITLLTDENILKTTTVKVQGELKKIDIVVALRTKYLDLKKKFFINLQLVTRIPGVLDIKQNLWTCLHEKYIPLTSEYFIQRRKTSKHVYLKKNGNELKDLIFETVDNRFGTLFSIAKNPMKIRNEWVFYVKLPSDYKQIFNTCNMEDIFDKRKCEYIKELISSEDFLKSQTTLQFSISNEKANIEILNDGFSRPVLKVSSTHAKVALDIRNFMAQMLSNGFVGLPQEMVVNWSLYSVVETLQRAVKDCLMKRNAAEEFFDLHHTFQRNIIANLPISHVFYFSLEDRPGFARGKNVA, from the exons ATGATTGATATAAGTGACGATGAAGAAGTAAAcaaaaagtgttttaaatatcgaCATAAATTGACGGAtagtttgaatataatttacaatgcaTCCAATTCTACGTTATGTTTATGGAACAAAtaccaaatttttattcacgaacatttaaatttcgaagaTGCAGCCAAAATCATAATTCCCGAGTTTCAAATCAGAGAATCTTTGCTGATAGATAACTACCTTCTTTGCTTAGATTATAGTAATAATGTGCATTTAatctctttaaaatttaaacattcagCTACAAAAAGACTCAAAAGTTCTTTTTCTCCCAGAgaccaaaatatattaaccatGAAAAACATTGGCAGTGATGTGATATGTCTCAAACAGGAAAAtggaatttgttatatatgttcATACAGAATGAAGGTAGACTTTCAACTAACTAGAAACCAAGAAATtcctttgaaaaataaatttgacaaTAAAGAATGTCTACTTTACCTACATGCACTTTCTCTACAGGAATTTGATACTATAAAGGAAATGTTTAATTGCCAAGATTGTGCTTGGAAGgaccattatttaattataataagcttTGACAAAATGACAATGTTCAGTTGCTTATTTACATACCAGGATAATAATGAAGTCACTTTTATCAAACTGTATGTTTGTCCAACTGAAATAGCTGATGTCAAAATTTTGAATCGGAACCATCCTCAAGTGCTAATTGCCCTTTCATCtggtacaattataaaattagatttaaataaagaaaagtcaCATAGAATTGTCCATATGAATAGCAGTATAGATAAATTTCAAGAAAATAATGATTCTATGTTATATTCCGATGGTGCTGTGATGTGGAAAGCAGAtgatatatatgaaaacaatatttcttttagacaattatttgtaaagcAAGTTAAGGATTTTGTGAAATGCAACGACCAAATAGTTTGTACTACctacacaaaatttatttacatatttccaATTGATGATGAATCTTCATATTTGAAGCCTGTTACCAATGAAGAATATTGTTCAGCAgaacttttattaaacaatacacaCTACTTAGAAAGAATATTAcatgaagttaataaaatggaAGAACTCATTAAGGAAATTAATGAAGAAAAGAATCATGTAACTGCTTTAGCACTGTCAAATAAGCAAGATCTAATGGATACTATAATCCATTATAAAGTTACTGTTTTCGATGATTATCATGATATTCTAAACATagataatgtattaatatatgctGATGATCCCAAAGATATATTTCGTAAAGACTCTTATTACttcttgataaatattacaacTTCACACCTTCAACATAACTTCAAAGAAAtcctttcaaatttatttggcGACCTtagaatacatataacattactaacagatgaaaatattttaaaaacgacTACAGTAAAGGTTCAAGgagaacttaaaaaaattgacattGTAGTAGCATTGAGAACTAAATATTTGGACCTgaagaaaaagttttttattaatttacaacttGTTACAAGAATACCAGGtgttttagatataaaacaaaacctaTGGACATGTTtgcatgaaaaatatatacccCTAACATCTGAATACTTTATACAAAGGAGAAAAACTTCAAAACATGTTTACTTGAAGAAGAATGGAAATGAACTAAAAGACTTAATTTTTGAAACAGTTGATAATCGTTTTGGTACTTTATTTAGTATTGCAAAAAATCCTATGAAAATTAGGAATGAGTGGGTGTTTTATGTGAAATTGCCTAGTGATTACAAGCAGATATTTAACACATGTAATATGGaggatatttttgataaaagaaaatgtgaatatataaaagaactcATCTCAAGTgaagattttttgaaatctcAAACTACCCTCCAATTTAGTATAAGCAACGAAAAAGCTAACATCGAAATATTAAACGATGGTTTTTCTCGACCTGTATTAAAAGTATCCAGTACTCATGCAAAAGTAGCGCTAGATATTCGTAATTTTATGGCTCAAATGCTCTCTAATGGTTTTGTCGGTTTACCCCAAGAGATGGTTGTGAACTGGTCTTTATACTCAGTCGTTGAG ACTTTACAGAGAGCTGTTAAGGACTGTCTAATGAAAAGAAACGCTGCTGAAGAATTTTTCGATTTACATCATACTTTTCAAAGAAACATAATAGCAAATTTACCAATTTCtcacgtgttttatttttcactagaagatcgccccggcttcgcccgaggTAAAAATGTAGCTTAA